ACCGCCAATACGCTCACTCTCAGGAGCACTTGAAGTATTGGTTCCATGCTGGTGGATACCGACTACCTCTCCCTTATCATTAAACAAAGGAGCACCTGAAAAACCTCCTAAAGCTGAGGAATGATAAGTGACTGCACCATTATCTTTATTGATACTGCTCACAGTTGTTGAGACTGAATAAGCCTTACCGTCTTTCAATCGAGCTTTATTTTCTTTACTTAAATTTGGAGTAGAAAAATCATTGGGATATCCGACCATAGTGATTTTATCACCAGTAGAAACCTCTTTATCACTCAACTCTCTTGGAGAGTCCTCACCACCTGTCATAGCTTCTACAGGCTTTTTAGTTACCACTACTGCTAAGTCGTTGCTATAGTCTTTACCAAAGTCTTTACCGTTATACAAGTGAATAGAGTCTTTTTCAAGAGACTCGGATACCCCTGATGTGGGTACTTTGTTACTCTTCTCTGTTTCTGAGTTCATCACAACATAACTACGAGCAGACTCTCCACCACGTAAGACCGCAGACTTGTCTTCTTGATTTTTATCATAGTAATTATGAGCTACTGTCACCATGACATTTGGCGCTACAAAGACACCACTACCAGAAGCCGTTTGTTTTCCACTTGTTCCGCTATCATAAGTGGTGTAAGTCATAGCAACACCTTCTGCAGATTTACTATGAACGTCCACATCGTGAATATCACTACCGCCTTGAATGACATCAGCATAAACAATCCCACCACCAATAACTGGTAAGTCTGGTGCAGCTAATCCAATCACTGCAGATAGTGTCAAACAACCAACCAAACCATAAGCTTTGGATTTACGAAATTTCCCTAAACCCTTTAAACATACAAACATACATTACCTCACTTTAACTTTCAAAATTAATTTATCCAAGTATATTCTAAAAAATAAAATATTACAGTTTCCATTAGCATAACACTCTCTACTTTGATTCTTACAATAAAAATAGCTATAGATTATTTTGTTCCTTTACAAATGCTATTTAAGTACTGTATCTACAGGAATATCGTTTTTACAAGATATCATCCTAATGAGAAAACCATCTTATACATAAACTTATATATAAATGTTCATTTGTAGCGAAACTGTATATTTTCTTATAAATTATAACATATTTCACAGACGCTTTCCAATGTATTGAAATAGCTTATACCCAACTAAATAGAAAATGAATTGTTTGACACCACAGCCCAGAAAAAAACTCATACCCAATAAAAATCAAAGAGCAAACTAGGAAGCTAGCCGCAGGCTACTCAAGACACTGTTTTGAGATTGCAGATAAAGCTGACGTGGTTTGAAGAGATTTTCGAAGAGTATGAATTTCAAAGGATATATGAACTAGAATATTTGCTAACTAGATTCTGTACAAAAAGAGAGCTCCTGGGCTCTCTCATTCATCACTCCACATACTTAAAAGGAATCTCACTGCCACAGAGCCAATTGTAGACTTGGTCATTGACAAAGACATTCATGGCTTCGTGGGCATACTCAGGCATGATGCGATAGGCCTTATCGCAGGTCAGACGGTTGTAAATCGCAAACTGGGTAATAGGATAACAAACATCGTCGTCCAAGCCTGTAATCATCTTAACTTCACCCTTTATACGATGGGCAAGATTTTTCACATCGATATAGGCAAGGGTCGCCATAATCTCCTCCTCAGTTTCATGGAAGGGGTCGTGAAACTTGAAATAACGAAAAAGTTCGTCGTAAGCCTCGCTAGTATTCCCAATCTCAAGCACTCGTCTGAAGTCTGACAAGAAGGGATAGATGGCAACTGTTTTCTGAATTCGAGGATTGAGCGCCGCCGCAACCAAGGCTAGAGCCCCTCCTTGCGAGGCACCATAGCTAGAAAGACTCTTCTCATCAACCTGAGGTAGACTGGCAACAATTTCGACCAACTGGTAAATATCCAGGTAAACATCCTTATAAAAGAGATGATCCCGACCTTCCACAGCCCCACGGATAATATGTCCCTTAACCGTATTTCCTAAAGGAGAACGTAAACCGTCTTGTGAATAGCCCGACTGGCCCCGTACATCCATGGAAACAACACCGTAACCAGCCACGGTAAAGGCCAGCATGTCGGCCCAGTCCCAGCCACGTCCCATATAACCATGGAAATGGAAAATCATTGGAACTTTATCCTCACTTTTTGGAAGAACGACGCGTGCATAGACATTGGCTTCATTGGTTCCTTCAAATGTTAATTCATAGCACTTGACTTGAGGGATGTGAAAATCTCTTTCCTCCAAGTGGTAGGCTGAAAGCGTTGAAACTTTTTTCACTTCCTCATCCCAGAAAGCATCAAAATCTTCTGGAACCTCATCCCTCCCTAGATAAGTCTTAATCTCTTCTAACAAAGCTGGATTTTTCATAACATGCTCCTTTTGTTTTGTAATCGCTACCACCACTGTAGCATATCTGAGAAATCAATGCAAGAAAGAAGGATAATACTCTTCGAAAATCAAATTCAAACCACGTCAACGTCGCCTTGTCGTACTCAAGTACAGCCTTCGGCTAGTTTCCTAGTTTGCTCTTTGATTTTCATTGAGT
Above is a genomic segment from Streptococcus sp. SN-1 containing:
- a CDS encoding acetylxylan esterase; the encoded protein is MKNPALLEEIKTYLGRDEVPEDFDAFWDEEVKKVSTLSAYHLEERDFHIPQVKCYELTFEGTNEANVYARVVLPKSEDKVPMIFHFHGYMGRGWDWADMLAFTVAGYGVVSMDVRGQSGYSQDGLRSPLGNTVKGHIIRGAVEGRDHLFYKDVYLDIYQLVEIVASLPQVDEKSLSSYGASQGGALALVAAALNPRIQKTVAIYPFLSDFRRVLEIGNTSEAYDELFRYFKFHDPFHETEEEIMATLAYIDVKNLAHRIKGEVKMITGLDDDVCYPITQFAIYNRLTCDKAYRIMPEYAHEAMNVFVNDQVYNWLCGSEIPFKYVE